One Cyclopterus lumpus isolate fCycLum1 chromosome 7, fCycLum1.pri, whole genome shotgun sequence DNA window includes the following coding sequences:
- the LOC117733569 gene encoding carbohydrate sulfotransferase 11-like, whose translation MKMPRGGRLLLATCLGSLFVLVLYFQSITKPEPAVRTDRPGKSRRSPLQTLYNGDQSELAAQRSLQGRRELLEQACLSHTRKRQVLSPEDLKHLIVDDKHSLIYCYVPKVACTNWKRVLMVLTSDGRYVDPLAIPANEAHVAGHLRTLSEFTVPEINRRLRSYLKFVFVREPFERLVSAYRNKFTRSYNTAFHKRYGTKIIRRNRPDPEPAALEKGDDVSFPEFVQYLVDPRTQRDEPFNEHWERVHSLCHPCLIHYDVVGKYETLEPDAQAVLRLAGVEEALQFPTSGKSTRTDGNMAARFFKHISPFYQKKLFNLYRMDFLLFNYSTPEYLRTR comes from the exons ATGAAGATGCCCAGGGGAGGGCGCCTGCTCCTGGCGACGTGCCTCGGCTCGCTCTTCGTGCTTGTGCTGTACTTCCAGAGCATCACCAAGCCAG AACCTGCTGTGAGGACGGACAGACCAGGGAAAAGCAGGAGAAGTCCATTGCAGACCCTCTACAATGGAGACcag AGTGAGTTGGCAGCTCAGAGGTCCCTCCAAGGTCGCAGGGAGCTGTTGGAGCAGGCGTGTCTGAGCCACACGAGGAAGCGCCAAGTGCTGTCGCCCGAGGATCTCAAACACCTCATTGTGGACGACAAACACAGCCTTATTTACTGCTACGTACCCAAG gTAGCCTGCACCAATTGGAAGCGCGTCCTGATGGTCCTCACCAGTGATGGCCGCTACGTCGACCCTCTCGCCATCCCAGCAAACGAGGCCCACGTGGCGGGTCACCTGCGCACGCTGTCGGAGTTCACGGTCCCCGAGATCAACCGGCGCCTTCGCAGCTACCTCAAGTTCGTCTTCGTGCGGGAGCCCTTCGAGCGCCTGGTGTCCGCCTACCGCAACAAGTTCACCCGCAGCTACAACACCGCTTTCCACAAGCGCTACGGAACCAAGATCATCCGCCGGAACCGGCCCGACCCGGAGCCCGCAGCGCTGGAGAAGGGGGACGACGTTTCTTTCCCCGAGTTCGTCCAGTATCTCGTGGACCCTCGGACCCAACGCGATGAACCTTTTAACGAGCACTGGGAGCGGGTGCACTCCCTCTGCCACCCCTGCCTGATCCACTACGACGTAGTGGGGAAGTACGAGACCCTGGAGCCAGATGCTCAGGCCGTGCTCAGGCTGGCCGGAGTGGAGGAGGCACTCCAATTCCCCACGTCCGGCAAGAGCACCAGAACAGACGGCAACATGGCGGCACGCTTTTTCAAGCATATCAGCCCGTTCTACCAGAAGAAGCTGTTTAACCTGTATCGCATGGACTTCCTGCTCTTCAACTACTCCACACCGGAGTACCTCAGGACTCGATGA